Proteins encoded in a region of the Verrucomicrobiia bacterium genome:
- a CDS encoding YceI family protein encodes MKHTFLAIVVWGAAALVTARAETQTFDFKDPKGVNNAVFKLDAPLEAINGTANGISGTVVYDPENPAALSGKIVVEARTLTVPNPMMNGHLHGNQWLDVAKFPEITFEAARVANVKRDGTSASADVTGKMTIHGVTRELTIPVKLNYLKGKLGDRVPNQQGDLLVLRAHFTIKRSDFDINPGAPADKVANEIELTLSLAGAAPRP; translated from the coding sequence ATGAAACACACCTTCCTCGCCATCGTTGTTTGGGGCGCGGCCGCGCTGGTCACGGCCCGGGCCGAAACGCAAACCTTCGACTTCAAGGATCCCAAGGGCGTGAACAACGCCGTGTTCAAGCTCGATGCGCCGCTGGAAGCCATCAATGGCACGGCAAACGGCATCAGCGGCACGGTGGTTTACGATCCCGAGAATCCCGCGGCGTTGTCCGGCAAGATTGTGGTCGAGGCCAGGACCCTGACGGTGCCGAATCCGATGATGAACGGCCATCTGCACGGCAACCAGTGGCTGGACGTGGCCAAGTTTCCGGAAATCACCTTCGAAGCGGCCAGGGTGGCCAATGTGAAGCGCGACGGCACCAGCGCCAGCGCCGACGTGACCGGCAAAATGACGATTCATGGCGTCACCCGGGAGCTGACGATTCCGGTGAAGCTGAACTATCTCAAGGGCAAGCTGGGCGACCGCGTGCCCAACCAGCAGGGTGACCTGCTCGTCCTGCGGGCGCATTTCACCATCAAGCGCTCCGACTTCGACATCAATCCGGGTGCGCCCGCGGACAAGGTGGCGAATGAAATCGAGCTGACGCTGAGTCTGGCCGGCGCCGCGCCAAGGCCCTGA